The following proteins come from a genomic window of Diorhabda carinulata isolate Delta chromosome X, icDioCari1.1, whole genome shotgun sequence:
- the LOC130901608 gene encoding eukaryotic translation initiation factor 4H-like produces the protein MAGRSGYDERDNRDFGGGSRRGGGGTGGGKKPLPTEPPFTAYIGNLPAGVIQGDINLVFNNLNVKNVRLVKDKETDRFKGFGYVEFETLADLEQAIAMNGAVEVDGNLVKIDVADGKRNDRGGGFDKGGRGGRGRGGGGGFRGGDRYGNDEFDGRPLSRGNFNDRDRGGHRGNYGNFAGDDGHRGEWSSQNRGRGGGGPPSSGGPPSGGTGSTGGFGGNRSRPDRKSFSEELPNPAPDTSGRQRLKLLPRTVKAPINSTADTERSVSIFGAGKPREEKVSTDSKDD, from the exons ATGGCCGGCCGTAGCGGTTATGACGAAAGGGACAACag AGATTTTGGTGGCGGAAGCCGAAGAGGCGGTGGTGGTACTGGAGGTGGTAAAAAGCCTCTTCCCACTGAACCACCATTTACTGCTTACATAGGTAACCTTCCAGCTGGAGTGATCCAAGGCgatataaatcttgtttttaacaatttaaatgTCAAGAATGTGAGACTCGTGAAAGATAAAGAAACTGACAGGTTTAAAGGATTCGGTTATGTGGAATTTGAAACTTTGGCAGATTTGGAACAAGCCATTGCAATGAACGGGGCTGTAGAAGTAGACGGCAATCTAGTTAAAATTGATGTTGCTGATG GTAAAAGAAATGATAGAGGAGGAGGCTTTGATAAAGGTGGTAGAGGAGGTAGAGGAAGAGGCGGAGGAGGAGGATTTAGAGGAGGTGATAGATATGGTAATGACGAATTTGATGGACGGCCTCTTTCTAGAGGAAATTTCAATGATAGAGATAGAGGTGGTCATCGAGGAAATTATGGCAACTTTGCAG GTGATGATGGACATAGAGGTGAGTGGTCTTCTCAAAATAGAGGTAGAGGTGGTGGCGGTCCCCCTAGCAGTGGTGGTCCTCCTAGTGGTGGAACGGGTAGTACTGGTGGATTCGGTGGAAATAGGTCGCGACCAGATAGGAAAAGTTTTTCAGAAGAGCTTCCTAATCCTGCCCCAG atacATCGGGTAGACAGAGATTAAAATTGCTACCAAGAACAGTAAAAGCACCAATAAATTCAACGGCAGATACGGAACGAAGTGTATCTATATTCGGTGCAGGTAAACCGAGAGAAGAAAAAGTCTCTACGGATAGCAAAGATGATTAA